The Clostridium cylindrosporum DSM 605 genomic interval CTCTCTAAATATAGTATCCTTTCCAGAACTACTTTTCCCCATTAAACAAAATATTTTACCCATAGTTTCCTCCGATTAATCTAAAGTATTAACTATAACTTTAATAGTTTTAAGACTTTTATCTTCAATTCCATTAACATCTATTTTTAATTCCTTACATGCTTTTATACACTTTATCTTGTCATTTGTTATTAACTCCCCTGGTAGTAGTATAGGAATACCAGGTGGATATGGTGCTACCATCTCTCCACTAATTCTACCTTCGCTCTCTTCTAGCAAAATCTTTTCCTTAGCTAAGCTATATCCCTTGAAAATAGGAAGTTTTACTTTGTATGTATAATCTTGAATCCTTAATTCCCTGTTATCTACATAGTTTAAATCACCACTACTAAACCTAGTCTCTATATCATTAAGTGAAGTGTAGAGTTTATTATAGTACTTCTTGCTATCAAATATAGTTCCTATAATTACTATATTTCTCCCATCCGCCATTTCAGCCTGTATAGAGTAATCACTTCGAAGTAGTTCCATAAGCCTTACTCCTCCTATGCTAGAGGATATTACAATTCTAGTAGGATCTATATTATGTATAGATGCTCTTCCTATATATGATAAATCGAGGATTTTAAAAATCTTTGAACCCTCCATTTTCTTTCTAAATTCATATATATAGCCTAAAACATTCTCTATTAGTTCTTCTCCATGATTCTCCATTACATCCCTTGCAGCCTCAATTGATGACATTAGGATGTATGATGGACTAGTACTTTGATATAAGCTAAGCATAAACTGAAGTTTTTCACCACCTACTACATCTAACGCCCTTGTAGATATATTTAATACCCCTGTTTGAGTTAATGCAGGTAATGTCTTGTGAAAACTAACAACCTCCATGTCAGCTCCAAGTTCTATGGAAGTACTAGGAAGACTACTGCTAAATGGAAAGTGTGCACCATGTGCAGAGTCAACTAATAATAACATGTTATATTTTTTCGCAATTTCACTAATTTCTGATATATTGCAGCATGTTCCATAATAAGTAGGAGATGTTATAACAATAGCCTTAGCATCTGTGTTATTCTCAACAACGCGCTTTACCTCATTTACATCTATAGATACAGCTAGTGAAAATTCATCTAGAACTGTAGGAATTATATACTCAGCATTTAATTCTCCCATAAAACATGCCATATAAACCGACCTATGGCAATTTCTTTGTATAATTATCTTATCACCCTTGTTAACAGATGATAAGATCATTGCATATATCCCCGCTGTACTACCATTAACTAGATAAAAACTTCTAGCTGCACTATAGCAAGCTGCTGTCTCCTCTTGAGATAACTTAATCGAATCCATAGGACAGTGCAAATCATCAGTACCATCAACCTCAGTTACGTCAAAGGAATAAAGATTGTCTCTTATATTATTTAAAATATCATACCCCATGTCACTACCCTTGTGCCCAGGCATATGAAATCTTATATTATCCTCTTCATTGTATTTGATAAGTGAATTAATAATCGGCGTTGTCACCTTGTCACCACCTTAGAAATTAATATCTAAATTATATCATACCCTGTTTATTAGATGTTTATCAAAGTAGAGTGTCTTGCAAGTAGTTGTGTTGCCTTTGGCTAAAGGCAACACTAATGGATCTCCCCCTTTTTCCATATAACAAAATAACAAAAGCACCTCCACATTGTGAAGATGCTTTTATAATACAGGATAAGTATATTGTCTTAAAAAACCATTATATATAAGTCTTTTATTTACTATATTTAGAAAGTCCCTTGGTTTTACCATTGTAAATTCCTTATCAAGTTCTGCTGCACCGCTTTCTAGTAAAACATAGGCTACAAACTGTGAACAAACAAAATGTCTTTCTCTTTTATAAGGTATGTTAAAAAGTATAAGTGGAAGCCCAATAAAATTATATTTATATGTATGCTTGTGTTCTTCAAATACATTAATAAGTTTTTTGATGTTTTCATAGGTTTCTTCTGTTACATCAAGCTCATATATTACACATTTTGTATTATCATATTTTTTATATACACCACTATTAAGATCTTCTCGAACAAAGCCAGCTATAAATGGAAGCATCATGTTTCTTCTTCCAAAACTATATAACTCCTTTAAATCCTTGTCCAAAGCTATAGATGCATGTGTGTATTCATATCCAGTTGCCCTATAGATCATACTAGAAAACCTTGTACCTGTTCTGGTTAAAAGTAGGTATATCTTTTTACTCATGCTTAAAATTCACTCCTCTTTTCACAGTAAGTTTAAAGATATTTATCTCTAAATTATACCATAGAAGTATTTGCATAATATGGTGATATTAGTAGAACAAAAAATAAAGAAGGAGACATATTTCTCCTTCTTTCGACTACTTAACTATTCCTCTTAAACCATCTATCTTTCTTATAAGAGCTTCACTTGGTTCAAATTTTAAGCTATATAATTTTCCTTCTCTTTCAAATATACACCTTTTAACATTCATACACTTAGAGTTACAAGTGAAATCATACTCTCTAACTATTCTTTCTTTGCCACTATATTTAACTCCTAATTTATCTATAGTAACTATGTTCTTAGCCTTGAAATTAATCTTTACTATTCTTCTACCCTTAGTTACATCTTCTATTAATATCTCATTATCAATTATCTGGTATCTATATACCCTATCCATTTTTCTTCTAAACTTAATTGTTGATGTAATAGATATAAGGGCAGTTACTCCTAAAACAACTTTATAGTAATCCCCAAATAACATTATATCTGAAATAAAGCATAATATTAGTACAGCCAATATGATAGCCATTATGCCTATTGCAATTTTTAATACGCGCTTATCATAACACTGTACTTCTTCTCTGTATAAAGCCCCCATTTAAGTTTTCCTCTCTTTTTAAAAATAATAACAAACTGATTATACAGAAAGGTATTACTCTTTACTACATCCAAATAAGGTTAAATTACACTCCATTTTGATGTTTTAGCCTATTTAGATTATTTATTAACTATTATCATAAGGTATATAGGTAATACTATGTTTTTCTAAACCTTTTAACTCAAACCCTTTTATTTGCTATATTCTTAAAGAAATAATTTAATTTTCGACTTATTGTTGTTTTTTGTAAAATTTAAGCTTTTATTAACTTAATTATATAAAAAAGGAATTCAGCATAGCCGAATTCCTAATCATTTATAAATCTATTTAACTACAGATGCACCTTCAAAATTAGGTGATACTATTTGAATTGTCCATTCATTATCAAGTTTACCTAAAACACTTTTCATATTTTCTAGATACTCACTGTTATCTCTATGAACAAAAGCAAGTAGTGTTGAACCTGAACCACTTATAAACTCACATAGTCCACCTGCATCCTTAGATGCCTGAAATACCTCATCTATATTAGGTATAAGCTTACCCCTATAAGGCTCATGTATTCTATCCTGTACTACGTGTCTTAAAGTATCAATCTCCCCATTATGCAGAGCAGATATAAATAAAGACGCACGGGATATATTAAATACACAATCTTCCCTTGAGTATGAAGTAGGTAGTACTCCTCTTGCCTCATTGGTACTTACCTTAAAGTTAGGTACCATAACAGCACATAGAACTTCACTTGGTACACTTACCTTTGAATAATAAACTTTGCCATCTTCTTGAACAGATGCAACCATACCACCAAGAAGTGCAGGTGCAACATTGTCAGGATGCCCTTCCATGCTATTTGCGATTTCAAGCATTTCTTGTTCAGATAGCTTACCTCCAAGAAGTTCATTTGCAGCAAGTATTCCACCAACTATACAAGTAGCACTGCTCCCAAGTCCTCTAGACATTGGAACATCACACTTATACACGTGAATCTTAAAGCCACCAAATGATTCACCTACTTTATCATATACTCTTTTTATAGCCTGATAAATTAGGTTTTCTTCAAGTTCTAGATGAAGATTCTCTGATTCAACAAGGGTTTCTACACCTTCATCTGTAGGTATAACTTCTATATAGTTATATATACTTAGGGCCATACCAAGTGCGTCAAAACCTGGTCCCATATTTGCTGTTGTAGCAGGTACCTTAACCCTTACCATTAATCTCACTCCTAACTAGCCTTGTAGTATTTCCTTCTCGATTGCTGCTAGATCTGCTTCTAGAACCTTAAAGTCTCCTCCAAGTCCTACAGCAGTATCTGGGTCCTTAATACCATTTCCAGTTAGAATACAAACAACCTTTGATCCCTTCTTGATCTTTCCTTGGTTGTATAGATCATATAGTCCAGCAACTGATATACTTGATGCAGGTTCAGCAAATACACCTTCGCTTGAAGCTAGCATCTTGTATCCCTTTAGTATTTCTTCGTCTGTTATCTTGTTTATTTCTCCATTTGATTCTTTAAGAGCAGCAACAGCCTTATCCCAGCTAGCTGGGTTACCGATTCTTATAGCTGTAGCTATAGTTTCTGGGTTTTCATAAACCTTGTTATCAACTATTGGAGCAGCTCCTGCAGCTTGGAATCCTATAAGTGTTGGTAGGCTACTTGACTTACCAAGTTCCTTATATTCCTTAAAGCCCTTCCAGTAAGCAGTTATGTTTCCTGCATTACCAACTGGAATTGAAAGATAGTCAGGTGCATCCCCTAATTGGTTACAAATTTCAAACGCAGCTGTCTTTTGTCCTTCTATTCTATATGGATTAATTGAGTTAACCATAGTTATTGGGTGCTTTGATGAAATTTCCTTAACCATATCTAAAGCATCATCAAAATTACCTTCAATAGCTATAATCTTAGCACCATATGCAATAGCTTGTGCTAATTTACCCATAGCAATTTTCTTATTTGGTATAATAACTACACACTTCATTCCTGCCTTTGCAGCGTATGCAGCAGCTGCAGCTGAAGTGTTTCCTGTTGATGCACAAATAACA includes:
- a CDS encoding aminotransferase class I/II-fold pyridoxal phosphate-dependent enzyme, producing the protein MTTPIINSLIKYNEEDNIRFHMPGHKGSDMGYDILNNIRDNLYSFDVTEVDGTDDLHCPMDSIKLSQEETAACYSAARSFYLVNGSTAGIYAMILSSVNKGDKIIIQRNCHRSVYMACFMGELNAEYIIPTVLDEFSLAVSIDVNEVKRVVENNTDAKAIVITSPTYYGTCCNISEISEIAKKYNMLLLVDSAHGAHFPFSSSLPSTSIELGADMEVVSFHKTLPALTQTGVLNISTRALDVVGGEKLQFMLSLYQSTSPSYILMSSIEAARDVMENHGEELIENVLGYIYEFRKKMEGSKIFKILDLSYIGRASIHNIDPTRIVISSSIGGVRLMELLRSDYSIQAEMADGRNIVIIGTIFDSKKYYNKLYTSLNDIETRFSSGDLNYVDNRELRIQDYTYKVKLPIFKGYSLAKEKILLEESEGRISGEMVAPYPPGIPILLPGELITNDKIKCIKACKELKIDVNGIEDKSLKTIKVIVNTLD
- the thrB gene encoding homoserine kinase, with protein sequence MVRVKVPATTANMGPGFDALGMALSIYNYIEVIPTDEGVETLVESENLHLELEENLIYQAIKRVYDKVGESFGGFKIHVYKCDVPMSRGLGSSATCIVGGILAANELLGGKLSEQEMLEIANSMEGHPDNVAPALLGGMVASVQEDGKVYYSKVSVPSEVLCAVMVPNFKVSTNEARGVLPTSYSREDCVFNISRASLFISALHNGEIDTLRHVVQDRIHEPYRGKLIPNIDEVFQASKDAGGLCEFISGSGSTLLAFVHRDNSEYLENMKSVLGKLDNEWTIQIVSPNFEGASVVK
- the thrC gene encoding threonine synthase; translation: MRWMGLVNEFREYLPVSEDTKAITLHEGNTPLIRAENLEKLMPGIEIYLKYEGLNPTGSFKDRGMTMAVTKAYEEGSKAVICASTGNTSAAAAAYAAKAGMKCVVIIPNKKIAMGKLAQAIAYGAKIIAIEGNFDDALDMVKEISSKHPITMVNSINPYRIEGQKTAAFEICNQLGDAPDYLSIPVGNAGNITAYWKGFKEYKELGKSSSLPTLIGFQAAGAAPIVDNKVYENPETIATAIRIGNPASWDKAVAALKESNGEINKITDEEILKGYKMLASSEGVFAEPASSISVAGLYDLYNQGKIKKGSKVVCILTGNGIKDPDTAVGLGGDFKVLEADLAAIEKEILQG